The following coding sequences are from one Chaetodon trifascialis isolate fChaTrf1 chromosome 24, fChaTrf1.hap1, whole genome shotgun sequence window:
- the stk24b gene encoding serine/threonine-protein kinase 24, which yields MAHSPVQGNLPGMQNAKADPEELFTKLERIGKGSFGEVFKGIDNRTQKVVAIKIIDLEEAEDEIEDIQQEITVLSQCDSPFVTKYYGSYLKDTKLWIIMEYLGGGSALDLMEPGALDETQIATILREILKGLEYLHSEKKIHRDIKAANVLLSEQGEVKLADFGVAGQLTDTQIKRNTFVGTPFWMAPEVIKQSAYDSKADIWSLGITAIELTKGEPPHSELHPMKVLFLIPKNNPPTLEGNYSKPLKEFVEACLNKEPSFRPTAKELLKHKLIVRHAKKTSYLTELVDKYKRWKAEQSRTTESSSDESDSEQDGQASGGNDFGNDDWIFTIREKDPKKLQNGEGQSGAADQTKDIPKRPYSQSLATVISPALAELKARQEQVNGNPMVLDELREAILLAEEAYPGISDSLVAHMVHRLQSFSTSRTSSSSP from the exons ATGGCCCATTCTCCAGTTCAGGGCAACCTGCCGGGGATGCAG AATGCCAAAGCTGACCCGGAGGAGCTGTTCACCAAGCTGGAGCGCATTGGCAAAGGTTCGTTTGGCGAGGTGTTCAAAGGCATCGACAATCGCACCCAGAAAGTGGTGGCCATCAAGATCATAGAcctggaggaggcggaggacgAGATCGAAGACATCCAGCAGGAGATCACAGTGCTGAGCCAGTGTGATAGCCCCTTTGTCACCAAGTACTACGGCTCGTACCTGAAG gACACTAAGTTATGGATCATCATGGAGTATTTAGGAGGAGGCTCCGCGTTAGATTTG ATGGAGCCTGGAGCTCTGGACGAGACCCAGATCGCCACAATCCTGAGAGAGATCCTCAAGGGCCTGGAGTATCTCCACTCTGAGAAGAAGATCCACAGGGATATCAAAG CTGCCAACGTGCTGCTGTCCGAGCAAGGAGAGGTGAAGCTGGCGGATTTCGGCGTGGCGGGACAGCTCACCGACACTCAGATCAAACGCAACACCTTCGTCGGCACGCCCTTCTGGATGGCGCCCGAGGTCATCAAACAGTCGGCGTATGACTCTAAG gctgaTATCTGGTCTCTGGGCATCACAGCCATCGAGCTGACGAAAGGCGAGCCGCCACACTCGGAGCTCCACCCCATGAAGGTTTTATTCCTCATCCCAAAGAACAACCCGCCCACGCTGGAGGGCAACTACAGCAAACCGCTCAAGGAGTTTGTCGAGGCCTGTCTCAACAAAGAGCCCAGTTTT AGGCCAACTGCCAAAGAGCTGCTGAAGCATAAGCTGATCGTTCGCCATGCGAAAAAGACCTCCTACCTGACCGAGCTGGTGGACAAGTACAAGAGGTGGAAGGCAGAGCAGTCTAGAACCACAGAGTCCAGTTCTGATGAGTCTGACTC agagcaggatGGCCAGGCATCGGGCGGGAACGACTTTGGCAACGACGACTGGATCTTCACCATCCGGGAGAAGGACCCCAAGAAGCTGCAGAACGGGGAGGGACAGTCAGGGGCGGCAGACCAG ACAAAAGACATTCCAAAGAGGCCTTATTCACAGAGCCTGGCCACAGTCATCTCTCCTGCATTAGCTGAG cTCAAGGCGAGACAGGAGCAGGTGAACGGGAACCCCATGGTCCTGGATGAGCTGAGGGAGGCCATCCTGCTGGCTGAGGAGGCCTACCCCGGCATCTCCGATTCCCTGGTGGCTCACATGGTCCACAGGCTCCAGAG TTTCTCCACAAGCAggacgtcctcctcctccccctag